From a single Sphaeramia orbicularis chromosome 4, fSphaOr1.1, whole genome shotgun sequence genomic region:
- the ndufa11 gene encoding NADH dehydrogenase [ubiquinone] 1 alpha subcomplex subunit 11, with amino-acid sequence MGYWDEPEGAGCVQKTWITTKLGTAVGLVASAYHTVAFQPDSALTALQRATNTTVTMATMGAVFGMVTCLSAQAREAPDDPLNYFIGGCTSGIFLGARTHSAMTGTTACLGLGTLAFLTKVGKMEGWKVAGPPKL; translated from the exons ATGGGGTACTGGGATGAACCAGAGGGCGCCGGCTGCGTCCAAAAAACATGGATCACTACAAAACTGGGCACGGCCGTGG gccTGGTCGCTTCAGCCTATCACACAGTGGCATTCCAGCCTGATTCAGCTTTGACGGCTCTACAGAGGGCAACCAACACCACGGTGACCATGG CCACCATGGGGGCGGTCTTTGGGATGGTCACATGCCTCAGTGCTCAAGCTCGAGAAGCTCCAGATGATCCACTCAACTATTTCATCGGAGGCTGCACCTCTGGAATCTTTCTGGGAGCCAGGA CCCACAGTGCTATGACGGGTACCACTGCGTGTCTGGGTCTGGGAACTCTGGCGTTCTTAACGAAGGTTGGAAAGATGGAAGGATGGAAAGTGGCTGGACCTCCGAAACTATGA
- the mrpl55 gene encoding large ribosomal subunit protein mL55, translating to MSLLELFSRCVNPVVRHSCRRLPQLNCGRSSLHTHTPQLNSNRTSVVRCGRQSYERLFPVTLVRPDGSAIRIRYKEPRRILMMPVDLSTLSEEERRDRQKKREVKKTTEEKVVYYEDDFKADKYRRFWKKD from the exons ATGTCTTTACTGGAGCTGTTTTCAAG GTGTGTAAACCCCGTCGTCAGACACAGCTGTCGTCGTCTTCCGCAGCTGAACTGTGGTCGCTCGTCgctgcacacgcacacacctCAGCTCAACTCCAACAGGACGTCGGTGGTTCGCTGTGGACGCCAGAGCTATGAGCGCCTGTTCCCAGTGACGCTGGTGCGCCCTGACGGATCCGCCATTCGAATCCGATATAAAGAACCCAGACGCATCCTCATG ATGCCGGTTGATTTATCGACTCTGTCTGAGGAGGAGCGTCGAGATcgacagaagaagagagaagtGAAGAAAACGACAGAAGAGAAAGTAGTTTATTATGAAGACGACTTCAAAGCAGACAAATATAGACGCTTCTGGAAGAAGGACTAG
- the ctns gene encoding cystinosin, producing the protein MAAGTWTQRWLRAELLLLWILTNICESRSLLSAPDVVTLEESSQASINVTSSCAFNQSAVIWLNVTFSSKSNYSSIITLPEQVLLQANTTSARFNVISHNVGQVTTQLLSNNTDMDSPSVRIRFTVVHSNVVSIISQVIGWIYFLAWSVSFYPQAWHNWKRKSVVGLNFDFLALNLTGFIAYSVFNIGLFWIPYIKELYLKKNPNGINPVSANDVFFSVHAVLLCLIYIIQAALYERGGQRVSRTAWFFLGVGWTFALVSLCLAAAKQITWLDYLYYFSYIKLGVTLIKYVPQAYMNYRRQSTSGWSIGNVLLDFTGGILSILQMILDSYNNDQWFLIFGDPTKFGLGLFSVVFDILFMVQHYCLYKAPSTYEPLTEQQE; encoded by the exons ATGGCTGCTGGGACTTGGACACAAAGATGGCTTCGTGCTGAACTGCTGCTGCTTTGGATACTGACcaacatctgcg AGTCCAGGAGTCTGCTGTCTGCCCCAGACGTTGTCACACTGGAAGAATCCTCCCAGGCCTCCATCAACGTTACTTCTAG TTGTGCTTTCAACCAGTCGGCTGTGATTTGGTTAAATGTGACCTTCAGCTCCAAGTCGAACTACTCATCTATCATCACATTACCTGAGCAG GTCTTGTTGCAAGCCAACACAACATCTGCCAGGTTCAATGTAATATCCCATAATGTTGGCCAAGTCACCACACAGCTGCTTAGCAACAACACAGACATGGACAG TCCTTCAGTCCGGATCCGCTTTACTGTGGTCCATAGTAACGTTGTGTCCATCATCAGCCAAGTCATTGGATGGATTTACTTTTTGGCCTGGTCCGTTTCCTTCTATCCACAAGCCTGGCACAACTGGAAGAGGAAAAG TGTTGTCGGTCTCAACTTTGACTTCTTGGCTCTCAACCTCACTGGCTTCATCGCCTACAGTGTCTTCAACATAGGCCTGTTCTGGATTCCTTATATAAAG gAGTTGTACCTGAAGAAGAACCCTAATGGAATTAACCCCGTCAGTGCTAATGACGTGTTCTTCAGTGTCCACGCCGTCCTGCTGTGTCTCATCTACATCATCCAGGCAGCTTTGTACGAG AGGGGGGGTCAGAGAGTGTCCCGGACTGCGTGGTTCTTTTTGGGTGTGGGTTGGACTTTTGCTCTGGTCAGCTTGTGTCTTGCTGCAGCCAAACAGATCACCTGGTTGGATTACCTGTATTATTTCTCCTACATTAAACTGGGCGTGACTCTGATCAAATATGTGCCTCAG GCGTATATGAACTATAGAAGGCAGAGTACCAGTGGGTGGAGCATTGGGAATGTGTTACTGGACTTCACCGGTGGAATCCTCAGCATCCTTCAGATGATCTTAGACTCCTACAACAACG ATCAATGGTTCCTGATTTTTGGAGATCCTACAAAGTTTGGTCTGGGTCTGTTCTCGGTGGTGTTTGACATCCTCTTCATGGTTCAACATTACTGTCTGTATAAAGCTCCGTCCACTTATGAGCCCCTTACAGAACAACAGGAGTGA
- the rpl36 gene encoding large ribosomal subunit protein eL36, translating into MPIRYQMAVGLNKGHSVTKNVAAPKHSRRRGRLTKHSKFVRDMIREVCGFAPYERRAMELLKVSKDKRALKFIKKRIGTHIRAKRKREELSNVLAAMRKAAAKKD; encoded by the exons ATGCCTATTCGCTACCAGATGGCCGTTGGCCTTAACAAAGGCCATTCAGTTACTAAAAATGTAGCTGCTCCTAAACACAGCCGCCGGCGTGGG CGTCTGACTAAACACAGCAAGTTTGTTCGTGATATGATCCGTGAGGTTTGTGGTTTTGCTCCGTATGAGAGGAGAGCCATGGAACTGCTGAAGGTATCCAAGGACAAGAGGGCCCTCAAATTCATCAAGAAGAGG ATCGGAACTCACATTCGGGCcaagagaaagagggaggagctgagcaACGTGTTGGCTGCAATGAGAAAAGCTGCCGCCAAGAAAGACTAA